The following proteins are encoded in a genomic region of Nicotiana sylvestris chromosome 4, ASM39365v2, whole genome shotgun sequence:
- the LOC104214479 gene encoding F-box/FBD/LRR-repeat protein At1g13570-like yields MARLLRKNGGSRKKNHYSDGLGRIDRISDLPSNVIDEILCRMTTKEIAQMSVLSKKWYHIWSTHPVIVLDRQFHEDINQDDSSVTYGGFKNIVNKILLQHNGPIVKFFLDVSSADLDDWDIDHWLRYVSNKGVNELTIDNSFQFPYNLPHFLFKCAKLSYLNVTNCNFKLPLASTSFQNLVRLDLKLMSFNQKLAQNILEAPLLLILMITGCDGIQFLNISAPRLLCLHIVDSHYVDLKLLKACPELKVVTIVTCNRIYTYEFWRRFTLFQMIASFPKLTGFCLDGLFFKFVVPTVVPKRLEAPLEHLVVLKLGFCFADKAQISAVICLLQSAPHLHTLEIQEELSDAEEINVDAVTEFLTAPNCVEQDLMSLEKIKLEGYVNNTIERHFMKLLLARSPSLVEVIVAPSRFIEYNGIWLFFFELLEFPRASQNVSILLG; encoded by the exons ATTATTAAGAAAGAATGGTGGCAGTAGAAAGAAGAATCATTACAGTGACGGACTTGGCCGTATAGACAGGATATCTGACCTACCAAGCAATGTGATTGATGAAATTTTATGCCGTATGACCACCAAAGAAATAGCGCAAATGAGTGTTTTGTCCAAAAAATGGTACCATATCTGGTCCACCCATCCAGTCATTGTGTTAGATCGTCAATTCCATGAGGACATAAACCAAGACGATTCATCAGTCACTTATGGTGGATTCAAAAACATCGTCAATAAAATACTGTTGCAACACAATGGCCCTATCGTCAAGTTTTTCCTTGACGTATCAAGTGCTGATTTAGACGATTGGGACATCGATCATTGGCTACGTTATGTCTCTAACAAAGGTGTTAACGAACTCACCATCGATAACTCGTTTCAATTTCCATATAATTTGCCGCATTTCTTGTTCAAGTGTGCGAAATTGAGTTATTTGAACGTTACCAATTGCAACTTCAAGTTGCCACTTGCGTCTACATCATTTCAGAATCTTGTTAGGCTTGATCTAAAGCTAATGTCTTTTAATCAAAAGTTGGCGCAAAACATCCTTGAGGCTCCACTTCTGTTGATCTTGATGATTACTGGTTGTGATGGTATCCAATTCCTTAATATCTCCGCGCCACGGCTACTTTGCTTGCACATTGTTGACAGTCATTATGTGGATTTGAAGCTTCTCAAAGCCTGTCCTGAGCTGAAAGTGGTGACTATTGTGACATGCAACAGAATCTATACCTATGAATTTTGGAGAAGGTTTACCTTGTTTCAGATGATTGCTTCTTTCCCTAAACTTACAGGGTTTTGCTTGGACGGTCTTTTTTTCAAG tttgtaGTTCCAACTGTTGTTCCAAAGAGGCTTGAGGCTCCACTGGAGCATTTGGTGGTTCTTAAATTAGGGTTTTGTTTTGCTGATAAAGCTCAGATTTCAGCAGTTATCTGCTTACTTCAAAGTGCTCCTCATTTGCATACACTTGAAATCCAG GAAGAACTCTCAGATGCTGAGGAGATCAACGTAGACGCAGTTACAGAGTTTCTAACAGCACCAAACTGTGTAGAACAAGATCTCATGTCACTTGAGAAGATAAAGTTAGAAGGTTATGTGAACAACACAATTGAACGTCATTTCATGAAGCTTTTGCTTGCTCGTTCTCCTTCACTTGTTGAGGTGATAGTTGCGCCTTCGAGATTTATTGAATATAATGGAATTTGGCTCTTCTTCTTCGAGTTGTTGGAGTTCCCTCGAGCATCGCAAAATGTCAGTATACTGCTTGGATAG